The Ruminococcus bovis genome includes a region encoding these proteins:
- a CDS encoding GNAT family N-acetyltransferase, translating into MENNIRKAVVEDLPYIKEIYNDAVRTSTATFDITEKGDDFFRTMFDEHSGKRIFYVYEKDNKAVAYVTLSKFSHRDAYDTTVELSVYVNKDYRHQHIATELMEFAINFAKECNDIYTIVSLITDENKESIHLHKKYGFQFCGKIKKAGVKFNRDLNVDIYQLIF; encoded by the coding sequence GTGGAAAATAACATTAGAAAAGCAGTAGTAGAGGATTTACCTTACATAAAGGAAATTTATAATGATGCAGTTCGTACTTCAACTGCAACATTTGACATTACAGAAAAAGGTGATGACTTTTTCAGGACTATGTTTGATGAGCATAGTGGCAAAAGAATTTTTTATGTTTATGAAAAAGATAACAAAGCAGTTGCTTATGTTACACTTTCAAAATTCAGCCATAGAGATGCTTATGATACAACAGTAGAACTTTCTGTTTATGTTAATAAAGATTATAGACATCAGCATATTGCCACAGAATTAATGGAATTTGCCATTAACTTTGCAAAAGAATGTAATGACATATATACTATAGTTTCTCTTATTACAGATGAAAATAAGGAAAGTATCCATTTGCATAAGAAGTACGGATTTCAGTTTTGTGGCAAAATCAAAAAAGCCGGTGTAAAATTTAATCGTGACCTTAATGTGGATATTTATCAGCTTATATTTTAA
- a CDS encoding DapH/DapD/GlmU-related protein, whose translation MDCKEERVDMRNHTAEDIKKMQETNKLVFQLNHTMPMSEEYSDLLQKIFGNIGEGSFVSAPIQGTCFDEVKIGNNVFVNSNCLFMSRGGITIKDNVQIASNCQLLSNNHDFYDRQILTCKPVVIEEGAWIGAGATIMPGIRVGKNAIVGACSVVTHDVPDCAVVVGSPAKVIKTLDKDKFKTE comes from the coding sequence ATGGATTGTAAAGAAGAAAGAGTTGATATGAGAAATCATACAGCAGAAGATATTAAGAAAATGCAAGAAACCAACAAGCTGGTTTTTCAACTTAACCACACTATGCCTATGAGTGAAGAATACAGTGACTTGCTACAGAAAATATTTGGTAATATAGGTGAAGGTAGCTTTGTTTCTGCACCTATACAAGGTACTTGTTTTGATGAAGTGAAAATCGGCAACAATGTTTTTGTAAATAGCAATTGCCTTTTTATGTCCAGAGGTGGAATTACTATTAAGGATAATGTTCAGATTGCATCTAATTGTCAATTGCTTTCTAACAATCACGATTTTTATGACAGACAAATTCTAACTTGTAAGCCTGTTGTAATTGAAGAAGGTGCATGGATTGGTGCAGGTGCAACAATTATGCCGGGTATCAGAGTTGGCAAAAATGCAATAGTAGGTGCTTGTTCTGTTGTAACTCATGATGTACCTGACTGTGCAGTAGTTGTTGGTAGTCCGGCAAAAGTGATAAAAACACTTGATAAAGATAAATTTAAGACTGAATAA